From Citricoccus sp. SGAir0253, a single genomic window includes:
- a CDS encoding HD domain-containing protein produces MNPSAAPQPTPGTAGTAPSGTAVPAPAGPAGVALPPGFPTGATLPAVVLELGRLFEEAGHELSLVGGPVRDLFLGRVSPDLDFTTDADPDATLRIGRRWADAHWDIGRRFGTIGFAKDGWQLEVTTYRAEQYDPDSRKPQVAFGHSLEDDLFRRDFTVNAMAIRLPSLELVDPFGGVRDLAAGRLRTPGTPEDSFSDDPLRMMRAARFASQLGIGVDDAVVAAMTAMAERIGIISAERVREELVKLVTGRHPRAGLNLLVDTGLADHVLPELPALRLETDEHHRHKDVYEHSLTVLEQAMDHEYPAGLEERWAAERAEAGTDGAAGTGPAGEAGERDAPGFVPPSGTYVPAPDFVLRFAALMHDVGKPATRRFEQNGAVSFRHHDVVGAKLVRQRMRALKFDNDTIKAVCRLVELHMRFYGYGEAGWTDSAVRRYVTDAGPVLPRLHALTRSDVTTRNRRKAERLAHAYDDLERRIAEITAQEQLDAVRPDLDGTQVMEILDIRPGPVVGRAYKHLLEWRLDDGPHDEETARAELLRWWAEQPEASASS; encoded by the coding sequence ATGAATCCCTCCGCAGCCCCCCAGCCCACCCCCGGCACGGCCGGGACCGCCCCCTCCGGAACCGCCGTCCCCGCACCCGCGGGACCGGCCGGCGTCGCCCTTCCCCCGGGCTTCCCGACGGGCGCCACGCTGCCGGCCGTGGTGCTGGAGCTGGGCCGGCTGTTCGAGGAGGCCGGGCACGAGCTGTCCCTCGTCGGCGGTCCGGTGCGGGACCTGTTCCTGGGGCGGGTGTCCCCCGACCTGGACTTCACCACGGACGCCGACCCGGACGCCACGCTGCGCATCGGCCGGCGCTGGGCGGACGCCCACTGGGACATCGGGCGGCGCTTCGGCACGATCGGCTTCGCCAAGGATGGCTGGCAGCTCGAGGTCACCACGTACCGCGCGGAGCAGTACGACCCGGACTCCCGCAAGCCGCAGGTGGCCTTCGGCCACTCCCTCGAGGACGACCTGTTCCGCCGGGACTTCACCGTCAACGCCATGGCCATCCGGCTGCCCTCGCTCGAGCTCGTGGACCCGTTCGGCGGGGTCCGGGACCTGGCCGCCGGCCGCCTGCGCACCCCCGGGACGCCGGAGGACTCCTTCTCCGACGACCCGCTGCGCATGATGCGCGCCGCCCGGTTCGCCTCCCAGCTGGGCATCGGCGTGGACGACGCCGTGGTGGCGGCCATGACGGCGATGGCCGAGCGGATCGGCATCATCTCCGCCGAGCGGGTGCGCGAGGAACTGGTCAAGCTCGTCACCGGCCGGCACCCGCGGGCCGGGCTGAACCTGCTGGTGGACACCGGCCTGGCCGACCACGTGCTGCCCGAGTTGCCGGCCCTGCGCCTGGAGACGGACGAGCACCACCGCCACAAGGACGTGTACGAGCACTCGCTGACCGTGCTCGAGCAGGCGATGGACCACGAGTATCCCGCCGGGCTCGAGGAGCGCTGGGCCGCCGAGCGTGCCGAGGCCGGGACGGACGGGGCGGCCGGGACGGGTCCGGCGGGCGAGGCGGGTGAGCGGGACGCGCCGGGGTTCGTGCCGCCGTCGGGCACCTACGTCCCCGCGCCGGACTTCGTGCTGCGCTTCGCGGCGCTGATGCACGACGTCGGCAAGCCCGCCACCCGGCGGTTCGAGCAGAACGGGGCGGTGAGCTTCCGGCACCACGACGTGGTGGGGGCCAAGCTCGTGCGCCAGCGCATGCGCGCGCTGAAGTTCGACAACGACACGATCAAGGCCGTCTGCCGGCTCGTGGAGCTGCACATGCGGTTCTACGGCTACGGCGAGGCCGGCTGGACCGACTCGGCGGTGCGGCGGTACGTCACCGACGCCGGGCCGGTGCTTCCGCGGCTGCACGCGCTGACCCGCTCGGACGTCACCACGCGCAACCGCCGCAAGGCCGAGCGGCTCGCGCACGCCTACGACGACCTGGAGCGGCGGATCGCCGAGATCACCGCGCAGGAGCAGCTCGACGCGGTGCGCCCGGACCTGGACGGCACGCAGGTCATGGAGATCCTGGACATCCGCCCCGGTCCCGTGGTCGGCCGGGCCTACAAGCACCTGCTGGAGTGGCGGCTCGACGACGGCCCCCACGACGAGGAGACCGCCCGCGCCGAGCTGCTGCGCTGGTGGGCCGAGCAGCCGGAGGCCTCGGCGTCCTCCTGA
- a CDS encoding inositol-3-phosphate synthase, protein MSKNPIRVAIAGVGNCATSLIQGVEYYRGATAGDTVPGLMHVQFGDYHVSDLEFVAAFDVDAAKVGQELSAALDASQNNTIRIADVPATEVTVQRGPTLDGLGKYYRETIEESTAEPVDVVQVLKDARVDVLVCYLPVGSEEAAKFYAQAAIEAKVAFVNALPVFIAGTPEWADRFTEAGVPIVGDDIKSQIGATITHRVMAKLFEDRGVTLDRTYQLNVGGNMDFKNMLERERLESKKISKTQAVTSNTSAVLGEDDVHIGPSDYVSWLDDRKWAFVRLEGRNFGDAPVSLEYKLEVWDSPNSAGVIIDAVRAAKIALDRGIGGPILSASSYFMKSPPVQHHDDEAHELVEAFIRGDIER, encoded by the coding sequence GTGTCGAAGAACCCGATTCGCGTGGCGATCGCCGGCGTGGGCAACTGTGCCACGTCACTGATCCAGGGTGTGGAGTACTACCGCGGGGCGACGGCGGGGGACACCGTTCCCGGCCTGATGCACGTCCAGTTCGGTGACTACCACGTGTCCGACCTGGAGTTCGTGGCGGCGTTCGACGTGGATGCCGCGAAGGTCGGCCAGGAGCTGTCCGCGGCGCTGGACGCCTCCCAGAACAACACGATCCGGATCGCGGACGTGCCGGCCACCGAGGTGACGGTGCAGCGCGGCCCCACCCTCGACGGGCTGGGCAAGTACTACCGCGAGACCATCGAGGAGTCCACGGCCGAGCCGGTGGACGTGGTGCAGGTCCTGAAGGACGCGCGGGTGGACGTGCTGGTCTGCTACCTGCCGGTGGGCTCCGAGGAGGCGGCGAAGTTCTACGCGCAGGCCGCGATCGAGGCGAAGGTCGCCTTCGTCAACGCCCTGCCCGTGTTCATCGCCGGCACCCCCGAGTGGGCGGACCGCTTCACCGAGGCGGGCGTGCCGATCGTGGGCGACGACATCAAGTCCCAGATCGGCGCCACCATCACCCACCGGGTCATGGCCAAGCTGTTCGAGGACCGCGGCGTCACCCTGGACCGCACCTACCAGCTCAACGTGGGCGGGAACATGGACTTCAAGAACATGCTCGAGCGCGAGCGCCTGGAGTCCAAGAAGATCTCCAAGACGCAGGCCGTCACCTCCAACACCTCCGCGGTGCTGGGCGAGGACGACGTGCACATCGGCCCCTCGGACTACGTCTCCTGGCTCGACGACCGCAAGTGGGCGTTCGTGCGCCTCGAGGGCCGCAACTTCGGCGATGCCCCGGTCTCCCTGGAGTACAAGCTCGAGGTCTGGGACTCCCCGAACTCGGCCGGCGTGATCATCGACGCCGTGCGCGCCGCCAAGATCGCCCTGGACCGCGGGATCGGCGGGCCGATCCTCTCGGCCTCGTCCTACTTCATGAAGTCCCCGCCGGTGCAGCACCACGACGACGAGGCGCACGAGCTCGTGGAGGCCTTCATCCGCGGCGACATCGAGCGCTGA
- a CDS encoding NUDIX hydrolase translates to MAHPVPSAPKRTPLTASVGRRVPPRAGTGQGAGEGGPNALPTVEEVSAGGVVVRRHRGGLEVAIIARYNRGGRLEWCLPKGHPEGVETHEQAAVREVEEETGIAGEVLTSLGSIDYWFTVSSHRVHKTVHHYLLRATGGELTTENDPDHEAVDVAWVELEALNARLSFPNERRIVDLARGVLPEHGDRFIELPGPDR, encoded by the coding sequence ATGGCTCATCCCGTCCCGAGCGCGCCGAAGCGCACGCCGCTCACCGCATCGGTGGGCCGGCGCGTGCCGCCGCGGGCCGGGACCGGGCAGGGGGCCGGCGAGGGCGGCCCGAACGCCCTGCCCACCGTGGAGGAGGTCTCCGCCGGGGGCGTCGTGGTGCGCCGGCACCGCGGGGGGCTCGAGGTCGCCATCATCGCCCGGTACAACCGGGGCGGCCGGCTGGAGTGGTGCCTGCCCAAGGGCCACCCCGAGGGCGTGGAGACCCATGAGCAGGCCGCCGTGCGCGAGGTCGAGGAGGAGACCGGCATCGCCGGCGAGGTCCTCACCTCCCTGGGCTCGATCGACTACTGGTTCACCGTCTCCAGCCACCGCGTCCACAAGACCGTGCACCACTACCTGCTGCGCGCCACGGGCGGCGAGCTGACCACGGAGAACGACCCGGACCACGAGGCCGTGGACGTCGCGTGGGTGGAGCTCGAGGCGCTCAACGCCCGCCTGTCCTTCCCGAACGAGCGGCGCATCGTGGACCTCGCCCGCGGCGTGCTGCCCGAGCACGGGGACCGGTTCATCGAGCTTCCGGGCCCGGACCGGTGA
- a CDS encoding M18 family aminopeptidase: MTTPDPVTPAGPLAGHPHLQDLAGFVRASPSSYHAAAEVARRLEAAGYRRVDERRDFPAAPGGYVLVRDGAVLAWWIPDGVGPAGAAGAGPDAARSEAAAPRGEGAVGTVPVFRILGAHTDSPTFKLKPRPTTSREGWLQAGVEVYGGPLLNSWLDRELCFAGRLVTEDGTEHLAATGPVARFPQLAIHLDREVNDGLSLDRQQHLNPVWGADDAGPGPSDILAVLARAAGVDPRAVRGFDVVMADTQPPALFGTAGEFFASGRLDNLSSVHAGLVGMEALAAEAPADSADGAPVIPVLAAFDHEELGSASRSGAAGPVLEDVLRRLLEALGVHGQGVPRSLAGSWLLSADAGHLVHPNYAERHDPVNRPRPNAGPLLKINANQRYSTDAAGAAAFARWCAHAGVPFQEFVSRNTVPCGSTIGPISATRLGIRTVDVGIGLLSMHSAREMCGARDPGHLAAVVRSFLAGA, encoded by the coding sequence ATGACCACCCCGGATCCCGTGACCCCCGCCGGCCCGCTGGCCGGCCACCCCCACCTGCAGGACCTGGCCGGCTTCGTGCGCGCCAGCCCCTCGAGCTACCACGCCGCCGCGGAGGTGGCCCGCCGCCTGGAGGCGGCCGGGTACCGGCGGGTGGACGAGCGCCGGGACTTCCCCGCCGCGCCCGGGGGATACGTGCTGGTGCGGGACGGGGCCGTGCTGGCCTGGTGGATTCCCGACGGCGTCGGCCCGGCCGGTGCCGCGGGCGCCGGTCCGGACGCGGCCCGGAGCGAGGCGGCGGCCCCGAGGGGGGAGGGCGCGGTCGGCACCGTGCCGGTGTTCCGGATCCTCGGCGCGCACACGGACTCGCCGACCTTCAAGCTCAAGCCGCGTCCGACGACGTCCCGCGAGGGCTGGCTGCAGGCGGGGGTGGAGGTGTACGGCGGCCCCCTGCTGAACTCCTGGCTGGACCGCGAGCTGTGCTTCGCCGGCCGGCTCGTGACCGAGGACGGCACCGAGCACCTGGCCGCCACCGGGCCGGTGGCCCGGTTCCCGCAGCTCGCCATCCACCTGGACCGCGAGGTGAACGACGGGCTGTCCCTGGACCGCCAGCAGCACCTGAACCCGGTGTGGGGTGCCGACGACGCCGGCCCCGGGCCCTCCGACATCCTCGCCGTGCTGGCCCGCGCCGCCGGCGTGGACCCCCGGGCGGTGCGCGGGTTCGACGTGGTGATGGCCGACACCCAGCCGCCGGCCCTCTTCGGGACCGCCGGGGAGTTCTTCGCCTCCGGCCGGCTGGACAACCTCTCCTCCGTGCACGCCGGGCTGGTGGGGATGGAGGCGCTGGCCGCGGAGGCCCCCGCCGACTCGGCGGACGGCGCTCCGGTGATCCCGGTGCTCGCCGCGTTCGACCACGAGGAACTCGGCTCGGCCTCGCGATCCGGGGCGGCCGGGCCGGTCCTGGAGGACGTGCTGCGCCGCCTGCTGGAGGCCCTCGGCGTCCACGGCCAGGGCGTGCCGCGCTCGCTGGCCGGCTCGTGGCTGCTCTCGGCCGACGCCGGGCACCTGGTGCACCCGAACTACGCGGAGCGGCACGACCCCGTCAACCGCCCCCGGCCCAACGCCGGCCCGCTGCTGAAGATCAACGCGAACCAGCGGTACTCCACGGACGCGGCGGGGGCGGCCGCCTTCGCGCGCTGGTGCGCGCACGCCGGGGTGCCGTTCCAGGAGTTCGTCTCCCGCAACACGGTGCCGTGCGGTTCCACGATCGGCCCGATCTCGGCCACCCGGCTCGGGATCCGCACGGTGGACGTGGGGATCGGGCTGCTGTCCATGCACTCGGCCCGGGAGATGTGCGGTGCGCGCGATCCCGGCCACCTCGCCGCGGTGGTGCGCTCCTTCCTGGCCGGGGCCTGA
- a CDS encoding formate--tetrahydrofolate ligase, with protein sequence MNDAEISAAATLLPIAEVARGAGIPEDALIPYGRHMAKVDPAAVPATGRAPGRVVLVTGISPTPAGEGKSTVTVGLVDGLNLLAAEDGAPAWWRGRTAMGALREPSLGPVFGMKGGATGGGHAQVVPMEEINLHFTGDFHAITAAHNLLCALVDNHLHHGNALGLDPRTIALKRCLDTNDRALRQTVIGLGGRSQGVPREDGFEITVATETMAVFCLSRDLRDLKERLSRIIIGRTHDRHPVTVGQLGPHGAQGAMAVLLKDALRPNLVQTLGGSAVLVHGGPFANIAHGANSIIATNTARSLADLVVTEAGFGADLGGQKFMDITSVAGGFPPAAAVVVATVRALKMNGGMSLAEVTAGASAGDAPRHLDALGAGVANLERHVQNMAGYGVPVVVAVNRFPQDTEEELDRLTGWCAGAGVRVAVAEVWARGGAGALELARQVTEAVAAHGAADGAAGWTPLWRADMTVEERIDAVVRRIYRGSRVEYTPTARRQLHQLTEEGWGHLPVCMAKTQYSFTDDPSVLGAPVGFPITVRELVVRPGAGFIVALTGTMMTMPGLPQAPAADAMDVDRHGRVTGLF encoded by the coding sequence ATGAACGACGCCGAGATCTCCGCCGCCGCCACGCTTCTGCCGATCGCCGAGGTGGCCCGCGGCGCCGGGATCCCGGAGGACGCCCTCATCCCGTACGGCCGGCACATGGCCAAGGTGGACCCGGCCGCCGTGCCGGCCACCGGCAGGGCCCCGGGCCGCGTCGTGCTGGTCACCGGCATCAGCCCGACGCCGGCCGGCGAGGGGAAGTCGACCGTCACCGTGGGCCTGGTGGACGGCCTGAACCTGCTCGCCGCCGAGGACGGGGCCCCGGCGTGGTGGCGTGGGCGGACGGCGATGGGCGCGCTCCGCGAGCCGTCCCTCGGCCCGGTGTTCGGCATGAAGGGCGGCGCCACCGGCGGCGGGCACGCCCAGGTGGTCCCCATGGAGGAGATCAACCTCCACTTCACCGGCGACTTCCACGCGATCACCGCCGCCCACAACCTGCTGTGCGCCCTCGTGGACAACCACCTGCACCACGGCAACGCGCTGGGCCTCGACCCGCGGACCATCGCCCTCAAGCGGTGCCTGGACACCAACGACCGCGCCCTGCGCCAGACGGTCATCGGCCTGGGCGGCCGCTCCCAGGGCGTCCCGCGGGAGGACGGCTTCGAGATCACCGTGGCCACGGAGACGATGGCCGTGTTCTGCCTCTCGCGGGACCTGCGCGACCTCAAGGAGCGGCTGTCCCGGATCATCATCGGCCGGACGCACGACCGGCACCCCGTCACGGTCGGCCAGCTCGGCCCGCACGGGGCGCAGGGGGCCATGGCCGTGCTGCTCAAGGACGCGCTGCGGCCCAATCTCGTGCAGACGCTGGGTGGTTCCGCCGTGCTGGTCCACGGCGGGCCGTTCGCGAACATCGCGCACGGGGCGAACTCGATCATCGCCACGAACACGGCGCGGTCCCTGGCCGACCTCGTGGTCACGGAGGCCGGCTTCGGCGCCGACCTCGGGGGCCAGAAGTTCATGGACATCACCTCGGTGGCCGGGGGCTTCCCGCCCGCGGCGGCCGTGGTGGTCGCCACCGTGCGCGCGCTGAAGATGAACGGCGGGATGTCGCTGGCGGAGGTGACCGCCGGGGCCTCGGCCGGGGACGCCCCGCGCCACCTGGACGCGCTCGGGGCGGGCGTGGCCAACCTGGAGCGCCACGTGCAGAACATGGCCGGCTACGGGGTGCCGGTCGTCGTCGCGGTCAACCGCTTCCCGCAGGACACGGAGGAGGAGCTGGACCGGCTCACGGGCTGGTGCGCCGGGGCGGGCGTGCGCGTGGCGGTGGCCGAGGTATGGGCCCGCGGCGGGGCCGGCGCCCTGGAGCTGGCGCGGCAGGTCACCGAGGCGGTGGCCGCGCACGGCGCGGCGGACGGCGCGGCGGGCTGGACCCCCCTGTGGCGCGCGGACATGACGGTGGAGGAACGGATCGACGCGGTCGTGCGGCGCATCTACCGCGGCTCCCGCGTGGAGTACACGCCCACGGCCCGGCGCCAGCTGCACCAGCTCACCGAGGAGGGCTGGGGCCACCTGCCCGTCTGCATGGCCAAGACGCAGTACTCCTTCACGGACGACCCCTCCGTCCTCGGCGCCCCCGTGGGCTTCCCCATCACGGTGCGCGAGCTGGTCGTCCGTCCGGGGGCCGGGTTCATCGTCGCCCTGACCGGCACGATGATGACCATGCCGGGCCTGCCGCAGGCCCCGGCCGCGGACGCCATGGACGTGGACCGCCACGGCCGCGTGACGGGCCTCTTCTGA
- a CDS encoding glycosyltransferase family 87 protein yields MSPRTPASGPRTPGGGPVTPTPDSTPDSTVGPAAGPDGGAPAPASVPSRTDPLVRWMDGLLGGPVGRHTVPGRTGGSFWTPMRVLILLTTLSAVVAVLLKTPCRLDGWTHPAVYYAGCYSDWAALYGGRGLAEDPFAPFAPGASFEYPVLMSVVASLAAVASRLLPWSGADPTLAYWDVNFLATAVLWVLTVVVTARSSGRRPWDAAMVAVAPGIILAGSVNWDLWAVALLAVALWLFGGRRPLLAGVFLGLGAAMKLYPVLALGALLVLAVRTRRWTPFLWTLLGTVAAWLAVNLPMMLTNLPAWSVFYTFSGERGPGLSSVWHAWNVTMARIGGPQVDAEGLSVLAFGSFFVACCGIFLLGVACRYRPRVAHLAFLVVAAFVLCNKVYSPQFVVWLVPLAVLAVPRWRDFLAWQFFEVLHFWAIWMYLAKGSSGSEVQHSMDDTFYVLAVLGHMVATAYLMGRVVEQVLDPRQDPVRASLPGGRIWEWAASAALRGADRPRRAAGDASGSSAGEAAGGTGRAAAAVRLAHLGLDPAAADRLPVDDPLGGPYDDAPDRAPWLVARHRGAARLPVR; encoded by the coding sequence ATGAGCCCGCGCACCCCGGCCTCCGGCCCCCGGACGCCCGGCGGCGGTCCCGTGACACCCACCCCGGACTCCACCCCGGACTCCACTGTGGGTCCCGCCGCGGGTCCCGACGGCGGCGCCCCCGCCCCCGCCTCCGTCCCGTCCCGCACCGACCCGCTCGTGCGCTGGATGGACGGGCTGCTCGGCGGCCCGGTGGGGCGGCACACGGTGCCGGGGCGCACCGGCGGCTCGTTCTGGACCCCGATGCGCGTGCTGATCCTGCTCACCACGCTCTCCGCCGTGGTGGCGGTGCTGCTGAAGACCCCCTGCCGGCTGGACGGCTGGACCCACCCGGCGGTGTACTACGCGGGCTGCTACTCGGACTGGGCCGCGCTCTACGGCGGCCGGGGCCTCGCGGAGGACCCGTTCGCGCCGTTCGCCCCGGGAGCGAGCTTCGAGTACCCCGTGCTGATGTCCGTGGTGGCCTCGCTGGCCGCCGTGGCCTCCCGGCTGCTGCCGTGGAGCGGGGCGGACCCGACGCTCGCCTACTGGGACGTGAACTTCCTGGCCACCGCGGTGCTGTGGGTCCTCACCGTGGTGGTGACCGCCCGCTCCTCCGGTCGCCGGCCGTGGGACGCGGCGATGGTGGCGGTGGCCCCGGGCATCATCCTCGCCGGGTCCGTGAACTGGGACCTGTGGGCCGTGGCCCTGCTGGCCGTGGCACTGTGGCTGTTCGGCGGGCGGCGGCCACTGCTGGCCGGGGTCTTCCTCGGCCTGGGGGCGGCGATGAAGCTCTACCCCGTCCTCGCGCTCGGCGCCCTGCTCGTCCTGGCGGTGCGCACCCGGCGCTGGACGCCGTTCCTGTGGACCCTGCTCGGGACCGTGGCCGCGTGGCTCGCCGTGAACCTGCCGATGATGCTCACCAACCTGCCGGCCTGGAGCGTGTTCTACACGTTCTCCGGCGAGCGCGGGCCGGGGTTGTCCTCGGTGTGGCACGCCTGGAACGTCACGATGGCCCGCATCGGGGGGCCGCAGGTGGACGCGGAGGGACTGTCCGTGCTGGCCTTCGGCTCCTTCTTCGTGGCGTGCTGCGGGATCTTCCTGCTCGGGGTGGCCTGCCGGTACCGGCCGCGGGTGGCGCACCTGGCGTTCCTCGTGGTGGCCGCGTTCGTGCTGTGCAACAAGGTGTACTCGCCCCAGTTCGTGGTGTGGCTGGTGCCGCTGGCCGTGCTCGCGGTCCCGCGCTGGCGGGACTTCCTGGCGTGGCAGTTCTTCGAGGTGCTGCACTTCTGGGCGATCTGGATGTACCTCGCCAAGGGATCCTCCGGCTCCGAGGTGCAGCACTCCATGGACGACACGTTCTACGTCCTGGCCGTCCTGGGCCACATGGTGGCCACCGCGTACCTCATGGGCCGCGTGGTGGAGCAGGTGCTCGACCCGCGGCAGGATCCCGTGCGCGCCTCGCTGCCCGGCGGGCGGATCTGGGAGTGGGCCGCGTCCGCCGCGCTGCGGGGCGCGGACCGGCCGCGGCGCGCCGCCGGCGACGCCTCCGGGAGCTCCGCCGGGGAGGCCGCCGGCGGGACCGGCAGGGCGGCCGCCGCCGTGCGCCTGGCGCACTTGGGCCTCGACCCGGCCGCGGCGGACCGGCTCCCCGTGGACGACCCGCTCGGCGGTCCCTACGACGACGCCCCGGACCGGGCGCCCTGGCTCGTGGCGCGGCACCGGGGGGCGGCGCGGCTGCCCGTACGGTAG
- the rpsF gene encoding 30S ribosomal protein S6, with protein sequence MRAYELMVLIDPEVDERTVEPTLQKYLEVVTKDGGSVDKFDLWGRRRLAYEIQKKTEAIYAVVNFTSTPETSKELDRLLGLNEIVLRTKIIRPEEQKVSAE encoded by the coding sequence ATGCGTGCATATGAACTGATGGTGCTGATTGATCCCGAAGTGGACGAGCGCACCGTTGAACCGACCCTGCAGAAGTACCTGGAGGTCGTCACCAAGGACGGCGGCTCCGTGGACAAGTTCGATCTCTGGGGCCGGCGCCGCCTGGCCTACGAGATCCAGAAGAAGACCGAGGCCATCTACGCCGTCGTCAACTTCACCAGCACCCCGGAGACCTCCAAGGAGCTGGACCGCCTGCTGGGCCTGAACGAGATCGTCCTGCGCACCAAGATCATCCGCCCGGAAGAGCAGAAGGTCTCCGCAGAGTGA
- a CDS encoding DUF1697 domain-containing protein, whose protein sequence is MASAPRTDHTHVLLLRGINVGGHARVPMAHLREIAAAAGALEAGTHLNSGNVLFRVDGAPGDAADAEARRVAAAVESALEDELGLAVPVIPVSRAELDTALALHAQLPFAGGEDKLTHLAVLAEPADPEDGDALEALDAGDDRCAVAGRFVWMRFARASHTSRLTLDRIERILGTPATARNLLTVRHLAGVG, encoded by the coding sequence ATGGCCTCCGCCCCGCGCACCGACCACACCCACGTCCTGCTGCTGCGGGGGATCAACGTGGGCGGGCACGCCCGGGTCCCCATGGCGCACCTGCGCGAGATCGCCGCGGCCGCCGGCGCCCTCGAGGCCGGCACGCACCTGAACTCGGGCAACGTCCTGTTCCGCGTGGACGGTGCCCCCGGGGACGCGGCGGACGCGGAGGCCCGCCGGGTCGCGGCGGCGGTGGAGTCCGCCCTGGAGGACGAGCTGGGCCTCGCCGTCCCGGTGATCCCCGTCAGCCGCGCCGAGCTGGACACGGCCCTGGCCCTGCACGCCCAGTTGCCCTTCGCCGGCGGCGAGGACAAGCTGACCCACCTGGCCGTGCTCGCGGAGCCGGCCGACCCGGAGGACGGCGACGCCCTCGAGGCGCTCGACGCCGGCGACGACCGGTGCGCGGTCGCCGGCCGGTTCGTCTGGATGCGCTTCGCGCGCGCCTCGCACACCTCGCGGCTGACCCTGGACCGGATCGAGCGGATCCTCGGCACCCCCGCCACGGCCCGCAACCTGCTCACGGTGCGCCACCTGGCCGGCGTCGGCTGA